A section of the Phacochoerus africanus isolate WHEZ1 chromosome 4, ROS_Pafr_v1, whole genome shotgun sequence genome encodes:
- the LOC125124597 gene encoding olfactory receptor 1361-like, producing MDNQTQVSEFILLGLSEQPLQRQMFFTLSFSLYLIGCMGNLLTILAIVSDPHLHSPMYFFLSNLSLLDICFTSTTIPKVLVNHLCGLSTISFSACLAQMYFFVAFGAADSFLLSAMAYDRYLAICCPLHYMTIMSILRCALLVVIPWISANLISMVHTILMTHLSFCSNRIPHFFCDLNALINLSCSDAQVNKMLVLVLGGPVVLIPFVCIMASYTPIAVAVWKVPSARGRWKAFSTCGSHLCVVSLFYGTIIGVYFNPVSTHTTQRDMAATVMYMMVTSVLNPFIYSLRNQDLKGALRKLFSKDAAETSSAGLRLFLFADAYPANNPS from the exons ATGGACAATCAGACCCAAGTCTCTGAATTCATCCTCCTTGGACTCTCAGAGCAGCCGCTGCAGAGGCAGATGTTCTTCACTTTGTCCTTCAGTCTGTATCTGATTGGGTGCATGGGGAATCTGCTCACCATCCTGGCCATCGTCTCAGACCCTCACCTTCACAGCCctatgtacttcttcctcagcaacCTGTCCCTTCTTGACATCTGCTTTACATCCACCACCATCCCTAAGGTGCTTGTGAACCACCTGTGTGGGCTCAGCACCATCTCCTTCTCGGCTTGCCTGGCCCAGATGTATTTCTTTGTTGCCTTTGGGGCAGCCGACAGCTTTCTTCTCTCGGCCATGGCTTACGACCGCTACCTGGCCATCTGCTGCCCACTGCACTACATGACAATCATGAGCATTCTTCGATGTGCCTTGCTGGTGGTGATACCCTGGATCTCAGCCAACCTCATCTCCATGGTCCACACTATCCTGATGACCCACTTGTCTTTTTGCTCTAATAGGATCCCACACTTTTTCTGTGACCTCAATGCCTTGATCAATCTCTCCTGCTCTGACGCACAAGTCAATAAGATGCTGGTGTTGGTCCTTGGTGGTCCAGTGGTTCTCATCCCTTTTGTGTGCATCATGGCCTCCTACAcacctattgctgtggctgtgtggaaAGTGCCCTCTGCCCGGGGTAGGTGGAAAGCATTCTCCACCTGTGGCTCTCATCTTTGTGTGGTCTCTCTCTTCTATGGGACTATTATTGGAGTCTACTTCAACCCTGTGTCCACACATACCACTCAGAGGGACATGGCAGCCACAGTGATGTACATGATGGTCACCTCAGTGCTGAAtcccttcatctacagcctgagaaacCAAGATCTGAAGGGAGCCCTCAGGAAACTTTTCAGCAAGGAcgctgccgagaccagctcagcag GTTTGCGCCTCTTTCTCTTTGCTGATGCATATCCCGCTAACAACCCCTCGTAA